The region GTGTTCGTTTAATAATTCCTTGGACTCAACACCAACATGGCATATCTTACAGATGTGTTCAACGTCCCGATATTTCACCTTACAAGATAGTATGTTGTGCTTGATTGCTAATTCGTGCTCCTTGGCGTGCTCTTTGAAAGCATCCACGCTATCGCTTTCTTTGTTGCAATACATACAAACAAAATACGGTTGCTTCACGTAATGGCTAAACCAGTGCTCATTGAACTTGTCGATACCCTCACTAATTTCCATACAAATGCTGCAAATGAATGTTGTCTCCATAGTTGTAAGAGACACGCACACAAACTGGTGCTCCGAGGCGAATTTATGCTTGTCCATCATGTGTGCGTACAACTCTACCCTGCTGAAAGTAGGGTACTCACAGAGACTACAAATTAAATGCAACTTTAATTGCTCAATTTGTGTACCATCAGACAGTGCAGTCTGACTTTTCAGTGCTCTACAGTTCAGTAGATGTGCTATTAAATAGTCTTCATTAATGAAAACCCTTTTACAGTTGAAGCAAACATATTCTGCAACATAAATGTAATTATCCAGATATTTGTTCATAACAAATTCACCTAGTTTATACTTTACTCCCTGCTTGTTCGATTTCGGGTTGAACAAAGACATTTTGGGGAATGATTGATCACTGGCTACCCAGAATGGATCCTTCATGTGTTTAGACCAGTGGAGGTAAAAGAGCGATCCGATACCGACAAACATCACTTTGCAAATGTTGCAACGGAAGTCCATAGTGCAGTTTTTCTTGAAACGGATATGCGTCTCTAAATGCTGACGCACGTCTTGAACCGAACTGAATATCATCCCGCAAGTAGCACAGAATAAATTTGGAGATCGGCCGCTTTCCAGCCGGTTCTGATTACAAACTGAATACTTTGGAAGACGATAATGAGTCTCGAAACATTCCATACTTCGAAACAATACTCTGCAAGTGTGACACAGCAGAACTATCTCAATCTGCAGACAACTGAAGTTGACGTTTGCTCTGTTATGACACTGGCATATCATAAACAATGTTTTAGACGACCCGCTTTTTTTAGTTGTTTTTGCTTTCTCTATCTTATTTATCACAGAAGATACTTGATTATTAGAGTTGCTTTCTCCATGGGTTGGTTTGCTTGGTTTAGGATCAGTTTCCTTTACTTCTTCAAGAACCTCAACTTCAGCGGATTCCGATGTTTGGTCATTTTGGTTTTGTGTAGTCTGTGCTTTTGAACTAGCTTTGCACCCGTTCGTATTTGCTGAAGATTTTTCAACCGAATCAGCTGCATTTACCACAGTATCCTTTGTTCTTTGGGTTTCCAATTCTGCAAACCCTGTTTCTTCGTATTTTTTTTGCTTTGCAGCTGCATACGCTCCTTGCAGTTCACTCTCCGTGTGTAGGAAAATATGGGCTGCCAAATCTGCTCTCGTTGGAAACTCCTGGGAACACACGCTACACTCGTTCGTCAGGTTACATGGTTTACAAACTTTCTTCTTTGACAAACTACTTTTGTGTTTCGATGGCTTCAACTTTTTTTGCAGTTTTTTGTGCAacgattcatttttatctggaatACTGTCAGATGGAGATGTAACTTGGCAAGTAGCCGAGCCCATAGGAGACTGTGGTAGTGCTTGTCTTCCTGGCATCAAAGGTGGCAATTGTAATATTTCTTCAACATAACTACGCCTTTCAGAAACTGTATACTTTGATGGCGATGAAGGGAGCTGTTGCTTTGCATGCTTACTTAAATGTTGTTGCAAAACGGAATAATGTTCAAAGTAGAGGTCGCAAACAATGCATTTATAATTATTGGAAGATTCTTTAGATTTGCTAGAATCTTTCTTCTCTGTAAGTTTTTCAGACTTTGTTGGAGAAGGTAAGGGGACACGGATCAACTTAGTCTTCTTTGCATCCGTCTTATGATTCCCAACGCTTACGTCTTTCAGTTGATCTTTTGTTGCCGAACTTCTATGTCCTACAAAATaaagattttcaataatatttcaaGAATTACCTTACCTGTAACAGTATCAGAAGTATCAGACGGTGCTTTCGTTTCTGCTGCACTTCCTATAGgtttaagaaaaatgaaaaatttaccaGACTTTCGTGGAGAAGAAGGAGGGGTCTTAGTCGTGCTTTCAGTTACACTCGACAATCCTAATTCTATGGTAGATCGTTGTGGAAGATGTGGAGACGCAGAATACCCAATGGTGCTGTCGGACATCATCTTGTATAGTTTCGCTTCCTTCAGTACATTATTAGAAATTTTTTCTCTTCCTACAATTCCTTTCCTCGTTATTATATTTTCCGAACACAGAGATTTGTTCAAATGTGTTGATTTGACATTACTTTTGCTCTCAGAGGAACACGCATTTGACTCTGCGATATTGTCATCAGGCTTCGATCTACCGACAACATTCTCTGAATAAGCTACACCTGGCATCAAAACATTTTGATTCCTACATGTAGAATTACAATTCGGCAACACATCTATACTTCTCTGTGTTAATTTCTCAACCTCAGTAGCTGAATATTTATTACCACATAAACTTTTGATATGTTGCAAGTCCACCAAGAGGATCTTCGCTTGTTTACGCAATTTGTACTTTTGTGTAAACTCATTCTCAGATATAGATCGTTTCCATTTATGCTGTCGTATTTTTGCAGCTTCACGAACTAATTCATCCAGAGGTTTAGAACTCGTACGCTCTCTCGAAGTATGTACAACATTTACTTCTGAAGGTAACAAGCTGGAAGCACTGTCTCCTGTAGTGTTTTTAGTACTTACTTGATCTACATTCTTTGAAGCATCCAAGCTACACCTCGTATGTGCAATCTCAACATCAATTTCGTCACTTTTAGCATGAATTTCTTTGCTTTCAACATCCATATCGCCATGGCAAACAAGCGAATTTTCGTCCTCAACATCAACATCGTCGTTTTCAACATCAACGTCGACGTTCTCAACATCAACATCTTCGTTCTCAACCCCCACATCAACACTCTCAACATTTTCAATATCTACATCAACATCTCCAACATTTACATCTTCAATTTTATCATTCACTTCTTGCTGTGCTTCAACTGCTTTCACATTCTCaaaatttattctttcttcCCGGTtcttttctcgtatattctcaaCATTTATTCTTTCCTCCCTATTTTTTGCTCCTATACTCTCAacatttattctttctttccttttctttgcTCGTATACGCTCAACATTTATCCTTTCTTCCCTGTTCTTTGCTCGCATATTCTCAACATTTATTCTTTCTTCCCTGTTCTTTGCTCGTATACCCTCAACATTTATTCTTTCCTCTTTGTTCTTTGCTCTTGTATTCTCAACATTTATTTGGTCTTCCCTATTCTTTGCTCGTATACTCTCAACGTGTGTTCTTTCTTCCCTATTTTTTGCTCCTATACTCTCAACATTTATTCTTTCTTCCTTGTTCTTTACTCTTAGATTCTCAACATTTATTTGGTCTTCCTTGTTCTTTGCTCGTATATTCTCAACATTTACTTGTTCTTCCCTGTTATCTACTTCTATGTTTTCAATGTCcagatcttcttcttcttgctgAACCAGAGGTTCCTCAACatttaatttgttattttcaatatttacatcTTCATTTTCAATAAGTGCTTCGTCATTTACAATACCTGTTTCTACACTTTCTTCACTAGAAAGTCCATGTAATTCATTAGGGTCACATACTGACACTGGAGACATTCTTAATTGGAATGATGAATTTTCACTCGCAATCTTAGAAGCAGTAGTATTTTCTTCCTCATCAATGTGTTTATCAGCAGTCTTTGCTGTTACCCTTTGTGGTGAACtcaattttaacatttttgtttgtatCGATATTTCTTCACGAAATTGGTCTGCATCAGACTCATCACTGGAGTCGCAAAAAAGTTTACGTTTTTTTCTGGATATCCACCTGACTTGGGACAGGTCATCACTGTCTGCTTCACTAACATTATCATCAACTTGGTTGTTCCGAGAACAATCACTTTTGCTAGTACTCATTAAGCCAACTTTCTCAGTTTGATTTACAGCTATATTTTGTGTGACTGTCAGCTGTTCTGCTGTGTGGTTTTGCTTATTCGTAGCTGTTTTTGCAAATGATTGTGCTAACTTATTAATAACttcatctattctattcaatgTTATAATTGGTTGCTTAACTGTTTTTAATAAATCTTTTTTACATGGTTCATGGTTTCTGGATTTTTGTACTTTGGAAGCCGCTTTAACTTGTACTTGTTGTCTACTATGTACACACTTAACATTTGTATCTGGTACATTCGTATGTATATTCTTATTAACATTATTATCTATagttttattaatttcgttaCTCTGTATTTGCGTAAGAATTTGTATGCAATCTTTGCTACATTCTTCTGTATTAACagtagtttttctttttttctttccacGTCCATAAAACCTAAAAAGCGGTCTTTTCATTGGAGTCCTTCTGAGAGGTACACTTTTAGGTAATACTTTTGTGGTTAGTCGTCTCAACTCTGAATCTGCTAATCTTGTAAGTCTTACAGTCACTGGTTTACACACTAATTTGCGGAAGTCCTCTACCATGCTATTATTATTTTGCAAATGATTTACATTAACAAATGCAGGTTTCTGTCTCAAGCTATACGATTTATATTTGAATGACTGAACTCCATTTTTGGTAGGCTTACATAATATTGGTGACATACTGATCGTACTCTCCAAAGGACAATCGGTGGCAGAAAAATCTGTGCTGTCCATTTCATTATTAGCATTCACCATTgctattaaatacaaagaaattattACCTTATAATCTCCTATACACGATATTAACAAAGTAACCAAAACAATATCAAATCACATCACTTAAAtctttttctttaatatatttttaactatATTATTATACTTTTAACATGTAATAACTTTTAtgatttttgttttaaaaatgaataatcGTAATGATGTTATCATTGCAGTGACAAGAACCAACATCCGATCGAAAATTAACTTTCGTCGGTGATACGGTTATCCTTGACGTAGTACAAACAGACAGTAGTGCAACATTTACGTAAATCTATCAAATAATTTGCAAGCCTAATAATTAATGCGATTCATTGAAAGATTTCGAATAGTTACTAACACTTTGAATGTGACATTTTTGGAGAAAGTATAATATTGTGTACATCAGATGAGGTTACATACCTCCGTCAAAACAAAATTGATATCTCCGCTCTCACATAAATTGTAACGATTTTTAAAGAGACTTATTCTCTCTTAAATTActtgtaatatttaaataatgagtAATGTTCATTACAATAATTTCCTTTCGTATATGCGTGACTCACAAAACTTTGCCGTTATGTTATATTACGACGCAGTCACATCGTAGCGAAACCGAAAACAGGAACCCGATGCATAGGAACAGTACAACTGGTCTCGCGCATGCGCGTTGAGCGCCGTAAATTGGacaatgttattaaaatttcCCATATTTGTGTACTAGAAATATCTTATTCTGCTAGCAAACTTTTTTAACATTCATTGTATCCCtacaatgaaaaaattaaatgtttatatAAGCTCTGAAGTTTTTCGCAAGCCTTTAGGTTTGTTTTTGAGTACTGCGTTTAAGGCTGTAGAATTAAGGCGCCAATAGGACaagattttaaatttaaaagtcGAAATACTATTCTACAATATGCAACAGCTTTCATAATTTACACTGTTGTAAGAAGAAAACATTCATCTATATACTGTAACGATAGTCGGGTAACATTTCGTGTAAAAGTACTTATATGCATTCGCAAAAATATACAAACAAGtcacaaatttaaaaattgtaacagaaaCATATACTTCACGAAAAGTTACAAATGGCCGCTGATTAATAATCGAATGAAATGATTGAAATTAACAGTTTTTACTGTTATTATGATGAGGAAACCGCAAATGGTCCAGATAAGTAAGATATCTTGTTTGCTCCTTTTATGGTTAACACACATTGGACACTTTCACTCGAACGAGAAGAAGCACCCAATTGGATGAGTCTCGAGTGGGGCATTCCATCCGCAAATAGTGGGCACAGAATCCCCGTTCGCTGCATGACGTCATGTCTTTTGTTACGTCACATGTTTACATGTTTTATATATTCCATGTAGGCGCATACATATGCTGAGGGTTTCTACAGGGCCACCTATATACGCGAGTCTTGTTGCGTGTATACTGAACACTGTGGCGAGCCTTCTACGGTTCTTTGCGTTAGAAAACAATGTCGAGGATTCTCGTGTGTTCGCCGGTAATTGAGCTTGAAATTTCCCATACGTATTAGAAAGAACCAGGACAAAATGGGCAGTTACGCGAGTCGGATTGCGTCGATGTCAAACAATGCAGTACACTCCGTGTACCGTGGCCGTAAACGAAAGTGCATCGAAGAAGATGATTTCGATTCTGAATCAGACTACATTGATCGTACGCTGCAAACGCCGAAAAAGTACGTCCACAACATGTTAACTATTTATTCCTTTCACGGCGAGTTTACGCGATGATGTTGCGATTAATATTTGACGTGGTCAATGAAGATAACACTTTTTTTGCAAACGATGCATAATCAACGTATAATGTCAATGTATTCCTCTGTTTACGATTTTTATGCGTTATTACCGgtcattcattttattcattttcagGAGAAAATTGCTGACGACAGCACAGTACATATACAAAACTTTGTTTCAAGAAGAAAAAGGCAGTGATATAACTGTGCTCATGCTAGGGAAAGCATGGAGATTACATAAAGTTTACATTAGCCAGGTAAAGTCATTGGGTCAATGCTTGCTGTATGTACATAATGCACTTGAATGAGCTATGTTGTTTAAGGACTAGTCATTACTCAAGAATTCAGTTCATTCACAAATATATTACATTGTATTCTATTTGTCAGTATTACATTTCAATATCTGATTGGTATAgtgttttattatatttaacttGTTGAACCTATTTTTGCTCATCCTTTTATGTAATTtctttcctatatcgtatttaCTACTGTATCTGTCATAAacaatgtttttttaaatataaatggGCACAATATTGTCATTTGTCTAGCCCTCTTATAGCAACAAGATTCATTGAAGTTTATAATTACTTTTACAGCATTTGTATATACCTCCTTTTTATGCTATTGAGTATCAAATGTACTATACATATTCATTTTCTAATTATTGAATACATTTACGtagatattattattaaaagatATATTTTCCTTTCAGAGTCCTTATTTTGCGAGTATGTTTTCTGGATCTTGGAGAGAAGCGAATGAGACAGTCATCAGTGTGGAAATTGCTGATCCTAACATCACATTGGATTGTAAATAGCGTTTATTAAATATTGGTAAAGGTCTGTTCATGATTGAGGATaaatattttaactttaaaCATTTTCAGCTCTCTTGACAGTCTTTGGTTCCTTTTACCAGGATGAAGTGAGTCTAGAACCGAAAGATGTCATATCGATTTTGGCTACCTCCACTTTATTCCAATTGCAAGGGCTAATCGACCAGTGCACAGATATTATGGTGGAAACAACAAACATAAAAACTGTTGTCCCTTATTACAATGCTGCTGTGTCTTATGGTGTCCCAATGGTAAAGGCAGCAGCCAAAAGATGGCTGGAAGTGAATCTTTTAGGATACGGATGGCTACATCCGACTTTCTTGAAAGAAATCACACCAGATCTGATGGCTGAGTTAATTGCTAGCCCTGATTTAATTGCTATGCAAACTGAGTTCTGCATATACATGATGCTGAGAGTATGGTAAGCAATGGTACATTACATTGGAACTATTTATAAACGGCTTTTCTATATTATAACGA is a window of Halictus rubicundus isolate RS-2024b chromosome 4, iyHalRubi1_principal, whole genome shotgun sequence DNA encoding:
- the LOC143353860 gene encoding uncharacterized protein LOC143353860 → MVNANNEMDSTDFSATDCPLESTISMSPILCKPTKNGVQSFKYKSYSLRQKPAFVNVNHLQNNNSMVEDFRKLVCKPVTVRLTRLADSELRRLTTKVLPKSVPLRRTPMKRPLFRFYGRGKKKRKTTVNTEECSKDCIQILTQIQSNEINKTIDNNVNKNIHTNVPDTNVKCVHSRQQVQVKAASKVQKSRNHEPCKKDLLKTVKQPIITLNRIDEVINKLAQSFAKTATNKQNHTAEQLTVTQNIAVNQTEKVGLMSTSKSDCSRNNQVDDNVSEADSDDLSQVRWISRKKRKLFCDSSDESDADQFREEISIQTKMLKLSSPQRVTAKTADKHIDEEENTTASKIASENSSFQLRMSPVSVCDPNELHGLSSEESVETGIVNDEALIENEDVNIENNKLNVEEPLVQQEEEDLDIENIEVDNREEQVNVENIRAKNKEDQINVENLRVKNKEERINVESIGAKNREERTHVESIRAKNREDQINVENTRAKNKEERINVEGIRAKNREERINVENMRAKNREERINVERIRAKKRKERINVESIGAKNREERINVENIREKNREERINFENVKAVEAQQEVNDKIEDVNVGDVDVDIENVESVDVGVENEDVDVENVDVDVENDDVDVEDENSLVCHGDMDVESKEIHAKSDEIDVEIAHTRCSLDASKNVDQVSTKNTTGDSASSLLPSEVNVVHTSRERTSSKPLDELVREAAKIRQHKWKRSISENEFTQKYKLRKQAKILLVDLQHIKSLCGNKYSATEVEKLTQRSIDVLPNCNSTCRNQNVLMPGVAYSENVVGRSKPDDNIAESNACSSESKSNVKSTHLNKSLCSENIITRKGIVGREKISNNVLKEAKLYKMMSDSTIGYSASPHLPQRSTIELGLSSVTESTTKTPPSSPRKSGHRSSATKDQLKDVSVGNHKTDAKKTKLIRVPLPSPTKSEKLTEKKDSSKSKESSNNYKCIVCDLYFEHYSVLQQHLSKHAKQQLPSSPSKYTVSERRSYVEEILQLPPLMPGRQALPQSPMGSATCQVTSPSDSIPDKNESLHKKLQKKLKPSKHKSSLSKKKVCKPCNLTNECSVCSQEFPTRADLAAHIFLHTESELQGAYAAAKQKKYEETGFAELETQRTKDTVVNAADSVEKSSANTNGCKASSKAQTTQNQNDQTSESAEVEVLEEVKETDPKPSKPTHGESNSNNQVSSVINKIEKAKTTKKSGSSKTLFMICQCHNRANVNFSCLQIEIVLLCHTCRVLFRSMECFETHYRLPKYSVCNQNRLESGRSPNLFCATCGMIFSSVQDVRQHLETHIRFKKNCTMDFRCNICKVMFVGIGSLFYLHWSKHMKDPFWVASDQSFPKMSLFNPKSNKQGVKYKLGEFVMNKYLDNYIYVAEYVCFNCKRVFINEDYLIAHLLNCRALKSQTALSDGTQIEQLKLHLICSLCEYPTFSRVELYAHMMDKHKFASEHQFVCVSLTTMETTFICSICMEISEGIDKFNEHWFSHYVKQPYFVCMYCNKESDSVDAFKEHAKEHELAIKHNILSCKVKYRDVEHICKICHVGVESKELLNEHNVIHNPSVLKNKQANEVITEKCILYTMLADKESDKEIEATEKQAAGCSKSGADLDKEKLINILEGNEEEDSENELVIDLAEHLEKESADKDRTKEKQVPPALLTSLPAPMLPVTTLPAPTLPVTTLPVTTLPVATLPVTTLPATMLPVTTLPVTTLPATTLPVTTLSTPTLPVTTLPVTTLAAPTLPVTTLAAPTLPVTTLAAPTLPVTTLAAPTLPVTTLAAPTLPVTTLAAPTLPVTTLAAPTLPVTTLAAPTLPAPALPAPTLPAPTLPAPTLLVTTFPAPTFPAPTFPAPTLPAPTLPAPTLPAPTLPAPTLPAPTLPAPTFSASTLSTTTLNVALDSGTLATPQNVAQSKEVIDVEDESKKDGDSIKEADASKPTKQKHGFLRVKALTELLEDTSSLFICQVCNYSCESAEYLRQHHLTHTTRPSQPEVPVFQQPARSNEQSGPINKTLPEKTFIATGRTVQIPLLSRLYPGTATNAKLNPAVSSAKNSMKTAYHKNLPPCNIVRKIIVRREAIQPNGNVPTTMERDSSSAQTIQTTSTIDSNSINQRGSVISSTNSNKNLSGNLPLTANMATVAASNYTNKTSSKHHSRNLWAHELPKYPQAHLKNEIAKKSHNMDGDVTRSNGNFTNGNQNYSQSQHSVQNQGRMNPPAAVYYQYPNSEHVYPGVGQSPMQSQQLMQQVPNHTVQRNLPPTIYYKNPTAGGMSIVINQAAPTMSNLPTMDIRQQQGQPQMYQPVYTNPVVSVDPYVQQPPQNFIDYSGTGEVHQVTPDEYRGPISENVTTYGRSLQPSTNLTCPYCPNNITFNDRDMFELHMSISHNFVCDICGLSFFNIDDIRIHKIKHRLMGN
- the Gcl gene encoding germ cell-less; this encodes MGSYASRIASMSNNAVHSVYRGRKRKCIEEDDFDSESDYIDRTLQTPKKRKLLTTAQYIYKTLFQEEKGSDITVLMLGKAWRLHKVYISQSPYFASMFSGSWREANETVISVEIADPNITLDSLLTVFGSFYQDEVSLEPKDVISILATSTLFQLQGLIDQCTDIMVETTNIKTVVPYYNAAVSYGVPMVKAAAKRWLEVNLLGYGWLHPTFLKEITPDLMAELIASPDLIAMQTEFCIYMMLRVWLFVHIHNKEETLQIDEYFRNHKWTEPFLITEEGREFSAPFKALRMKYLLLHDQDVKILYSDNLIPHEWLHNAYKEQWLHLLRIDANKDQGPEQMSEAEFARECFRCGRCIEKAGEHTWRWTAFHFGLNLVVCLDSTTLRIKRNHRLDTDLIKANHSKHNIILKVSLISLDEQRQEKHIQSSGMLRLLLHKNEEKLVMSLDKELTYPLYISVNMQVVTPFVSTEEEKSADIVIFSDT